A genomic region of Micropterus dolomieu isolate WLL.071019.BEF.003 ecotype Adirondacks linkage group LG11, ASM2129224v1, whole genome shotgun sequence contains the following coding sequences:
- the zmpste24 gene encoding CAAX prenyl protease 1 homolog yields MVESVFDLPVEKLIFYAVLGFSWTVYLWEAYLSYRQRSIYRSTTHVPQELGKIMDSETFEKSRLYQLDKSNFSFWSGLYSETEGTLILLLGGIPLLWGVAGSVTTRFGLSSEYEITQSLVFLTLATLFSALTGLPWSLYNTFVIEEKHGFNQQTMGFFLKDAVKKFVVTQCILLPVTSLLLYIIKIGGDYFFIYAWLFTLAVSLVLVTIYADYIAPLFDKFTPLPDGELKTDIESMAKSINFPLTKVYVVEGSKRSSHSNAYFYGFFKNKRIVLFDTLLEDYSPLNKSGEPQPEQPESDDSASDSKAKPKNKKQGCNNPEILAVLGHELGHWKLGHTVKNIVISQMNSFLCFSLFAVLIGRKELFVAFGFDNSQPTLIGLMIIFQFIFSPYNELLSFCLTVLSRRFEFQADAFARSMGKASELYSALIKLNKDNLGFPVADWLFSMWHYSHPPLLERLRALGNVKQD; encoded by the exons ATGGTTGAATCTGTATTTGATCTCCCGGTGGAAAAACTGATATTTTATGCTGTTTTGGGATTTTCGTGGACAGTGTATCTGTGGGAGGCATACCTTTCTTACAGACAG AGGAGCATATACAGATCGACGACACATGTGCCACAGGAACTAGGGAAGATCATGGATTCTGAAACGTTTGAGAAGTCACGTCTTTATCAGCTGGATAAAAGCAACTTCAGCTTTTGGTCTGGACTCTACTCTGAGACTGAAGGGACG TTGATCCTGCTCCTGGGTGGTATCCCGCTTCTGTGGGGTGTCGCTGGGTCTGTGACAACTCGCTTTGGGTTAAGTTCAGAGTACGAGATCACCCAGTCACTCGTGTTTCTGACGCTCGCCACGCTGTTCAGTGCCTTAACTGGACTTCCCTGGAGTCTGTACAACACATTTGTCATTGAGGAGAAGCACGGCTTCAATCAGCAG ACGATGGGCTTCTTCCTTAAGGATGCTGTAAAGAAGTTTGTTGTGACCCAGTGTATCCTGCTGCCCGTCACCTCGCTCCTGCTGTACATCATAAAGATTGGTGGAGACTATTTTTTCATCTATGCCTGGCTCTTTACCCTGGCTGTTTCTCTG GTACTAGTAACAATCTATGCTGACTACATCGCTCCCCTGTTTGACAAGTTCACTCCTTTGCCAGACGGAGAGCTGAAGACAGATATTGAGTCGATGGCCAAGAGTATAAACTTCCCCCTTACTAAGGTGTATGTAGTTGAAG GTTCCAAGCGCTCGTCCCACAGCAACGCGTACTTCTACGGTTTCTTCAAGAACAAGCGCATTGTGCTGTTTGACACTCTGCTGGAAGACTACTCGCCTCTCAACAAGTCTGGAGAGCCACAGCCCGAGCAGCCAGAGAGCGATGATTCAGCCAGTGACTCAAAAGCCAAGCCCAAG AACAAGAAACAAGGATGCAACAACCCAGAGATCCTTGCAGTCCTGGGTCATGAGCTGGGCCACTGGAAGCTTGGCCACACTGTCAAGAATATCGTCATCAGTCAG ATGAATTCCTTCTTGTGCTTCTCGCTGTTTGCTGTTCTGATTGGACGCAAGGAGCTGTTTGTAGCTTTTGGCTTCGATAACAGCCAACCCACATTAATAGGCTTGATGATTATCTTCCAGTTCATCTTCTCCCCGTACAATGAG cttctgtccttctgtctgaCAGTCCTGAGTCGCAGGTTTGAGTTCCAGGCAGATGCCTTTGCACGCAGCATGGGCAAAGCCTCCGAGCTCTACTCTGCCCTCATCAAGCTCAACAAGGACAACCTGGGCTTCCCGGTGGCTGACTGGTTGTTTTCCATGTGGCACTATTCCCACCCTCCCCTCCTGGAGCGCCTCAGAGCACTGGGCAACGTCAAGCAGGACTGA